Genomic DNA from Candidatus Nanopelagicales bacterium:
GCCGGACTCCCGGTGCAGCAGCTGGGCGCGCACGCCGGGGCGGCCGCGGACCCGGAAGGCGCGCTCCGGCAGGTCGTCCACGAGCGCGCAGGCGCGGTGCACCAGCCAGCGGCGGGAGTACTTCGGCACCTCGCTGCGCAGGAGTGCGGGCACGTCATGGTGGGGGCTTCGCAGGAAGCGCGGCAGCGCCCGCGCGATCTCGCCGCTCTCGTGCCGGGCCAGCCCGGGGACGCGGCCGTAGTCCTCGCGACGCAGCGCCGGGATCGCGGTCGGGCCGACCTTGACCCGGCCGTCGACGGTCACCGTCAGGTGGACGCCCAGGAACGGGTTGCGCGGGTCCGGCACCGGGTAGACGTGCCGGGTGAGCCAGCCGGGCGGCAGGTCCGCGTACCAGTACAGGCCCTTGAACGGCAGCATCACGTAGTCGTCGCACTGGCCGAACCAGCTCGCCAACCGGTCGGCGTACAGCCCGGCGGTGTTCACGACGTGACCGGCGGCGATGGTGCCGGTCGTGGTCCGGACCAGCCCCGGTGCGGCGCCGACGACCGCCACGCCGAGGCGTACGTCCCCGCCGCGCGCGCGGACCCGTGCCGCCAGGGCCTCCACCACGGCGGCGGGATCCGCGACCGAGGTCGTGGGGGACCAGATCGCCGCCCGGTGAGTGACGGCGCGGGGCTCCAGCTCGCGCAGCCCCTGCTCGTCCACCCGCTCCAGCGGGACCCCGTTGGCCTCGCCGCGGCGGAGCAGCTGCGCCAGTGCGGGCAGCTCGTCCTCGCTGCGTGCCACGACGACCTTGCCGCAGCGGCGGACCGCGACCCCCGCCTCCTCGCAGAAGGCGTGCAGCAGGACGTTGCCGCGCCGGGTGAGCCGGGCCTTGAGGCTGTCCGGGGAGTAGTAGAAGCCGGCGTGCAGCACGCCGCTGTTGCGGCCGGAGGCGTGCGCGGCCAGCCGCGGCTCCTTCTCGAGCACCCGTACGGTGAGGTCGGGGTCGCGGGCCAGCAGCGCGTCGGCGACCGCCAGGCCGACGATGCCGCCGCCGACCACGACCACGTCGCCGGACCCGCTCGCGCTCCTCGGGCTCACCGCGGACCACCTCCGCCCTCCGCGCCATCCCACCACGCGCCGTCTCTCGGCCGCGCGCCGTCTTTCGGCCGCGCGCCGTCTGGGGCCGCCCGCTCTCCCACGAGTGCTGCCCCGTGGGGGTTGCGGGACCGTCCCGAAACCCCCACGCGCGAGCACTCGACGGGGTTGGGGGGTGAGGAATGCAGGGGCGGGCGCGGGTGTTTAATATCGACAGACATCTATGTATGTGGAGGCGAGCGAGATGCTGCACACCCCGGACGCGCTGAGCAGGTCCCTACTCACCCTGCGGGTCGAGGACCTGCGCGACGCGGCCACCTGCTGCCGCACCTGCTGCTGAGGCACCGAGCGCGCACCCCCGCGGAACCGCCCGCCCCATCGTCGAGTGCTCGCGCGTGGGGGTTCCAGGCCCGTCCCGAAACCCCCACGGGCGAGCACTCGACGGAGGGGCGGCGGGGCTAGCTGGCAGGGGTGGGGCCGTTGGCCACCCGGGAGCCGTCGGGACCCGGGACCAGCCGGACGACCCGATCGGCGACCAGCGCCGCCTCGTGCGGGTCGTGCGTGACGTGCACCGCCGGGATGCCGAGCGCGCGCAGCAGGTCCCGGACCTCCTGCCCGAGCCGGTCCCGCAGGTCCCGGTCGAGCGCGCCGAACGGCTCGTCCAGCAGCAGCAGGCGGGGTCGGGGGGCCAGCGCGCGCGCGAGCGCCACCCGCTGGGCCTGGCCTCCCGACAGCGTGTCGACGTGCCGGCGTCCGTACCCGTCGAGGTCGACCAGGCTCAGCAGTTCGGCCACCCGCGTCCGCCGCTGCTCGGCGGGCAGGCCGAGGGACTCCAGGCCGTAGCCGACGTTGCCGGCCACGTCCCGGTGCGGGAACAGCACCGCGTCCTGGAACACCAACCCGATCCGTCGCAGGTGCGCGGGGATGGGGCCGAGATCCGTTCCGTCCCAGCGCACTTCGCCCGCATCGGGCTCGAGCAGTCCGGCCACGACCCGCAGCAGCGTCGACTTCCCCGAGCCGCTGGGGCCGAGCAGCGCCACCGACTCCTCCGGCCGGACCCGCAGGTCCACCCCGTCGAGCACCGGCTCGCCGTCCAGCACCACCCGCAGCCCCGAGACGGCGAGGCCGGCGTCCGGGCCGAACGCAGTCATCACAGCCCGCCGCTGGGCCGGCCGCGCAGCCGCTCGGTGGCCAGCACCAGCGCCGCTGTGACGAGCACCAGGACCACCGCCAGCGCGGCAGCCTGGCCGGCGTTGGCCTCGCCGGGCCGCGACAGCAGCGCCCCGATCTGGACCGGCAGGGTCGGGGTGTCCGACCGCGCCAGGAAGGAGGTCGCCCCGAACTCCCCGAGGGACACCGCGGTGGCGAACCCGGCGCCGATGCCGAGCGCGCGCGCCAGCGCGGGCAGGTCGACCGTGCGCCAGGTCCGTCCGGGCGGGGCGCCCAGTGTGGCCGCGACCTCCCGCAGCCGCGGGTCCACCGAGCGCAGTACCGGCAGCACCGTGGCGACCACCAGGGGGACCGCGATCAGCGCATGACCGATCGGGACGATCAGCGCCGACCCGCGCAGGTCGACGGGGGCGCGCGAGAACGTGATCAGCAGCCCGAAGCCGAGCGTGACCGCGCTGGTCCCCAGCGGCAGAAGCACCGCGGAGCCCAGGGCGTCGCTCCCCCTCCGGGCGTACGCGATCGCGCTGGCCGCCGCGCCCCCGATGACGACCGCCAGCACGACCGTCACCAGGGCATACGTCAGCGAGACGCGCGCGGAGTCCCAGGCCGCCACGTCCCGCGTGGTGGGCCCGGCGGTCGTCAGCGCGGCCCACCAGTCCAGACCCCAGCCGTCGCCGACCCGCAGCGACCGCACGGCCAGCGCGACCATCGGCGCGACCACGTACGCCGCCTCGAGCAGCACCAGCAGCACCAGCAGCCGGTCGCCCCACGTCCGTGGCCGGTGCAGGACCGCGTCCGCGCGGGCCCAGCGCTGCCGCACGGACAGCCGGCGCTGCAGGACCGCGGCGACGACCAGCACGAGGCCGACCGCGAGCACCTGCAGCAGGCACAGCGCGGCGGCTCCGGGCAGGTCGAACAGCTGCACGGTGCGCCGGTAGATCTCCACCTCCAGCGTCGCCGTGGTGGGACCGCCGAGGGTGAGCACCACCCCGAACGAGGTGAACGTGAAGAGGAACACCAGCGCGGCGGACGCGAGCACCGCCGGTCGCAGCAGCGGCCAGGTCACGGTGCGGAACACCCGCACCGGTCCCGCCCCGAGGGTCCGCGCGGCCTCCTCCTGCCGCGGGTCCAGGTGCGCCCACAGCCCGCCGACCACCCGGATCACGACGGCGAGGTTGAAGAACACGTGGGCGGCCAGGATGGCGGCCAGCGTCCCGGTCCAGCCGGACGGGAGCAGGGCCCGGAACGCCGCGCCGACGACGATGGTCGGCAGCACGAACGGCACGGTCATCAACGCCAGCAGCCCGCGGCGCCCCGGGATGCGCATGCGGTGCAGCACGTACGCCGCCGGGATCCCCAGGAGCAGCGTGAGAGCGGTGCTCAGCACCGCCTGGACCGCCGTGAAGCCGGCGACCCGCCAGGTCTGCGCCGACGTGAGGACGTCCAGCGCGGACGGGTCGACGCTGCGCGCCAGGACGGTCACCAGCGGCCAGGCGAAGAACACCCCCAGGAACGCCAGCGGAAGCAGCCCGAACCACAGTGCCCGCGGCGGTGTGACCCGGCGGCGGTCATGCGGCCGCGCACCGCGGACGGGTGGCGCGGCGGTCGCGGTCGGGGGCAGCCCCGCGGTCGTGGTCAGCGCAGCACCACCTGGGTCCAGGCGTCGACCCATGCGGTGCGGCCGGCGTCGACCTGCGCGGGGTCCAGCGTCAGCGGGTCCGCGGGGACCGCGGCGAAGTCGGTGAACACCTGCGGCAGTGGCGTCCCGCTGACGGCCGGGAAGACGAACATGGACAGCGGCACGTCGGCCTGGACCGCCGGCGACAGCAGCCAGTCGACGACCAGCCGGGCCGCCTCGGGCTGCTCGGTGCCCGCGAGCACCCCGGCGTACTCGATCTGCCGGTAGCAGCCGTCGGTCAGCACCGACGTCGAGGGCTTCGTCGGCTTGGGGTCGGCGGCGTACACGATCTCCGCCGGCGGGCTGGACGCGTACGACACCACCAGCGGCCGGGTCCCGTCGCCACCACCCGCGGTGAACTCGCCCTGGTAGGCCTCGGTCCAGCCGTTCGCCACCGTCACGCCGTTGTCGCGCAACCGGGCCCAGTAGTCCTCGAACCCGTCCTCGCCGTACCGCGCGACCGTGGCGAGCAGGAACGCCAGGCCCGGCGAGGACGTGGCCGGATTCTCCACGACCAGCAGGTCCCGATAGCGCGGGTCGGCGAGGTCCTCCAGCGTGGCCGGTGGCGCCAGGTCGGCGTCGGCGAACCAGGCGTCGTCGATGTTGACGCAGACGTCGCCGTAGTCGACGGGGGTGACGACGCCGGCGCCGGAGTCCACCAGATCCGCGGGCACGCCGGCCGCGGCGGGAGACACGTACGCGTCGAACACGCCCGCGTCGACCGCGCGCGACAGCAGGGTGTTGTCGACCCCGAACAGCACGTCGCCCTCGGGGTTGCCGGCCGTGAGGGCGGCCTTGTTGACCAGCTCACCCGCGTCGCCGGCCTGCGCGATCCGCAGGGTCACGCCGGTGCTGCGCTCCAGCTCGTCCAGCAGGTCCGTCGAGAGGGCGAACGAGTCGTGGGTGAGCAGCGTGACCGTCGTCGGGGCGACCGAGGTGACCGGAGTGGCGCTGGTATCCGCGGCTGCCGTCGCGCCGCCGGAGTCCGACGACGTCGGGCCCGCGCCGGCCGAGCAGGCGGCGAGGGCGACGCTCACGGTCGCCGCGGCCACCAGGTGGGAGAAGGGGATTCGCACGGGGTCCGTCCCTCCGCTGGCATTACCCAGTTCAGGTTCGAGGGTCGGTGGCGGGCGGCCACCCTCTCAGCCCGGCGATCCCCCGAGCTCCCCTGGTGTGCAGTTGTGCGCACCAGGCTACCCCGTTCTGGTTCATTGCCTCGATGTCGCTGCTGGCCGGCTTCGTGTGCGCCTACCCGATGAACTGGTGGCTGGTGTCTCACGGCATGAAGCACGGGATGATCACCGTGCTGGCGAAGGAGCGCGAGCCGG
This window encodes:
- a CDS encoding thiamine ABC transporter substrate-binding protein codes for the protein MRIPFSHLVAAATVSVALAACSAGAGPTSSDSGGATAAADTSATPVTSVAPTTVTLLTHDSFALSTDLLDELERSTGVTLRIAQAGDAGELVNKAALTAGNPEGDVLFGVDNTLLSRAVDAGVFDAYVSPAAAGVPADLVDSGAGVVTPVDYGDVCVNIDDAWFADADLAPPATLEDLADPRYRDLLVVENPATSSPGLAFLLATVARYGEDGFEDYWARLRDNGVTVANGWTEAYQGEFTAGGGDGTRPLVVSYASSPPAEIVYAADPKPTKPSTSVLTDGCYRQIEYAGVLAGTEQPEAARLVVDWLLSPAVQADVPLSMFVFPAVSGTPLPQVFTDFAAVPADPLTLDPAQVDAGRTAWVDAWTQVVLR
- the lhgO gene encoding L-2-hydroxyglutarate oxidase produces the protein MSPRSASGSGDVVVVGGGIVGLAVADALLARDPDLTVRVLEKEPRLAAHASGRNSGVLHAGFYYSPDSLKARLTRRGNVLLHAFCEEAGVAVRRCGKVVVARSEDELPALAQLLRRGEANGVPLERVDEQGLRELEPRAVTHRAAIWSPTTSVADPAAVVEALAARVRARGGDVRLGVAVVGAAPGLVRTTTGTIAAGHVVNTAGLYADRLASWFGQCDDYVMLPFKGLYWYADLPPGWLTRHVYPVPDPRNPFLGVHLTVTVDGRVKVGPTAIPALRREDYGRVPGLARHESGEIARALPRFLRSPHHDVPALLRSEVPKYSRRWLVHRACALVDDLPERAFRVRGRPGVRAQLLHRESGRLEMDFVVRGDDRSTHVLNAVSPGWTSALAVGEHVASVVLAS
- a CDS encoding ATP-binding cassette domain-containing protein, which translates into the protein MTAFGPDAGLAVSGLRVVLDGEPVLDGVDLRVRPEESVALLGPSGSGKSTLLRVVAGLLEPDAGEVRWDGTDLGPIPAHLRRIGLVFQDAVLFPHRDVAGNVGYGLESLGLPAEQRRTRVAELLSLVDLDGYGRRHVDTLSGGQAQRVALARALAPRPRLLLLDEPFGALDRDLRDRLGQEVRDLLRALGIPAVHVTHDPHEAALVADRVVRLVPGPDGSRVANGPTPAS
- a CDS encoding iron ABC transporter permease — protein: MGRRLDPGGAALTTTAGLPPTATAAPPVRGARPHDRRRVTPPRALWFGLLPLAFLGVFFAWPLVTVLARSVDPSALDVLTSAQTWRVAGFTAVQAVLSTALTLLLGIPAAYVLHRMRIPGRRGLLALMTVPFVLPTIVVGAAFRALLPSGWTGTLAAILAAHVFFNLAVVIRVVGGLWAHLDPRQEEAARTLGAGPVRVFRTVTWPLLRPAVLASAALVFLFTFTSFGVVLTLGGPTTATLEVEIYRRTVQLFDLPGAAALCLLQVLAVGLVLVVAAVLQRRLSVRQRWARADAVLHRPRTWGDRLLVLLVLLEAAYVVAPMVALAVRSLRVGDGWGLDWWAALTTAGPTTRDVAAWDSARVSLTYALVTVVLAVVIGGAAASAIAYARRGSDALGSAVLLPLGTSAVTLGFGLLITFSRAPVDLRGSALIVPIGHALIAVPLVVATVLPVLRSVDPRLREVAATLGAPPGRTWRTVDLPALARALGIGAGFATAVSLGEFGATSFLARSDTPTLPVQIGALLSRPGEANAGQAAALAVVLVLVTAALVLATERLRGRPSGGL